The window AATGCTGAGttttaaaaaaagaagaagaaaaaggttGAGTTACATGTAAACAAAAAAAACACAGATCAAACAAACTATCAAAAAAATGATGGTGCTAAGAGAAGCTCAAAGAAATTCCTTGGAGGGTGTACCTCAGATTGATTACTGTTAACAGCGTTATGTTGGAAACCTGAGAAAGTTGGTGGTACATGTGTGCTGGCTTCATCCTTTGAATTCATATCTTGTTCTGTCGTTTCGAGTGCTCTTGCCAATCTAGCTGATAACAACATGTAGTTCAGGCTAGTGCTCTTTTCAGGTGCTTCTTTTTGAGTCGAACAATCACTAGCATTGCACTTGGGAAAATTGGTATCTGCATCAAGCATATTCATCTCTGGTTGTTGTGTTGCGACGTTGCTATTCTGCATGGTTTGTTCCTAACCCACAAACATGCCCAAAAAAAGCATGGTTGTCAGAGATATTTGTAGAATTCTTGGTGCAATAGAATGCTTTAACATTTGTTGTTCATATATATCTACATTTTTTAACAATTCCACAATTCACTCCCTCGCAGGTTAGTTTGCAGGAAAAAGGTGCATGGTAAGGGACAATTTCTTTTAAAAGAAGATGTGACTATAAGGGGTTTTAAAAAAACAATAACCATTACAACTTCTTTTTGGAGCTCTTTCGTGTGACCATTGCCCGGTACTGACTGCATTTCAGCTTCCCCTCCTTCCACAGCTGCTTCAAGTCTGCTTCCCTGTGAAAATTATTGAGAGAAAAATTCAGAATATCGCAAAAAAAATGTGCTGAACATTGCACATGCAAAAAACAtgggttttgaaaaaaaaattacaAAAAGGAGAAAAATACCTTTATTTTAACTTCCAATATATTGTCCTTAGTTGTTGAAGTTTCTGACTGCTGTGTACTAGTCTTCATTCTCTTCTTCCTGCCTCTTCCATCTGTCAACAATATAGGGGGGTTGTCATGTAAATTAAAAAACAAACAAAGAattagaagaaaaagaatgaaaaaaaTGATTCAAAAACACACCACTGTTTATCTCAATCCCATTGGAATCAACTCTAATAGTACTTCCAGACCCATTATCTTCGTTAGTTGGCATATACAAATGGTCGGAGGACTCTAACTTCTCGGTATGTTGAGAGCCATCGAAAGAAGAAGAAACAATGTTCAAAGTGTCTAGCAGCACTTGTTTTGCTATCAGACATGTGGACAGGTTTTGATCTTTTACGCGCTCCTGGAAATTGAGGAATATATCTTCTTTGATCTGACAAGCAGAAAAAGATTCCACaagaaaatcaaaaaatatagaaaaAAAGAAAGGGAAACCAAAATAGCTAAAATTAGGTGTTGAAGTTGCTGTCTGCATCAAGTCTGATACATTTTACCTTCTCTGGAAAAGAGTTGCCTAAGACCCTATGTATAGCTTTTCTGATGTTAGAGTTCTTGGAGGTGCTTGCCCATGCACCATCAGTTTGTGCATAGCAAGTTTCTGCCTCATCTTTGATCTGCCAACAAAAAGTAAAAGAGTAAACAAACCAACATAAATAGGAGTAGATGTGAACAAACAGAAGGTACACATTAAAAGACAAGAGGGAAAATTAAAAACAGATTATGATATTTACTTGGAGAGCTCCATAGAGTCCATCTTTCCCGAGGAGCATATCACTGAAATGTTTAATGGTTTGTAGTGCTGGAGGGATTGTTATTGATCCAAAATTGTTGAAGTCTAGACACCGAACCTGCAAATAAACAACAAAATACAAATGAAAAACCTTCAGTATGTTTGATGAGAACACAGTGctcctaaaaaaataaaaaataagttAACAAAAAAGTTACATATAAACAAAAGAGAAAGGAGCATACTGCTAGCTGATATATGCAGCCTCCCAAAGTTGTTGTTATCCGTTTCTCCTTCAGCTTGTCTGATTGATATTTCTTGACATAAGAGATATTCCATGTATGGACGAAAGAGCACCAATAAAGATCTTTATACTTTGACACATCAACAAGGGCTCCCAAATATTTGGTGCTTGGCTTTGTGTTGGATGTGGGACACAGGAAGGTTGCTAGTGCGACAGTCAAGAAGCAGCGAAGATAAACGTCGTCAGGCAGCTCTTCCTTCATAAGCTTATTTCTGAAGAAACTTATTGATGGAAGATCTGTTAGCCCAAACAGTGATAGAAACTCCGCTTTCCCGGACTCCTCGTCGAGCACTCTGATCTTTGTTCTTCCTGCTGGTATACCAAGAACTAATGATACGGCTTCAGGGTTGAGAGGGACTGATTTGCCACCAAGTACAATTGCTTCCTCTTTTGTGGATATGTTGTCTGCGACCCATTGAGCAAAAGGCCTTGGAACATAACAATCTTCTAGCTCGAGCAAGTATCCAAAACCGCCGTTCCTCACAACCTCCATCCTATGATTGCTTTGGCACACAACATCAACAATCTTCGCGAAATATCCAATGCTAAACCTGCTGTATGCAGTTGCTCTTCCTTTGTTCATGTgccctttggcttttcctttctCTGGCCTTGTCCTCTGAAAATGAAACAAATAGCAAGCATTAAAATGGCCGAGGAGCATTATTCTCTAGAAATAAGATATGTGGTTTTGGCTCAGAAATGTTAACAATGTGAAAACTATGAAAAGCACAAAGTTACCTTCTTCCTTTTCTCTTTCAAAGCACTCCTCTCCTGCTTCCTCTCTTGTCTTTTCTGTAACTGTAGAAATAAAGGAAAGTTTCTGTCAAAGAATTGAACTTATGAAAAACAAcacaagaaaacaaaaaacagtaGCTTCTTCTAGTTCAAAACACATTACAAATGTTCTCAGGCCATCGATCAGGATGCCGTCTGATGCATCTGATTCTGTCATATCAACTATACTTTGCTCCTCTTGCTCATCCATGCTATCATCCCCTGAACCATCATTTTTACTGTTGTTGTTTGACTCCAAAGGCTCGGGAATTGTATCTTTGTTTAAAAGCTCCTGTTTtaaaaaaacacaaaaaaagAACCTGAGTTAAAAAAAAGTTATGGTGTACATTGAGAAAAACTACAGTACTAATTAAACCAGAGCATTGACTATTTACAAAGCTGAGACTACTACTAGGAAAGGAAAAAAAGATCAAGTCATCCTCTCTAAGCATTTACTCATGAGTTGAAAAACTCTGAACATTGACTGATGGTCAACTCTCTGATAAAAAAACAGATTACTGAATATTACTGAAAATCATGTTTCAAACTATCTGAACATTGACTGATCCTCCTCGTTTGTTAGCTGGCTGAAATGATTCTGTAGAGTTACTGGTCTCTATATGCTGCACTGATGGTGCACTTATAGTTGGGCAGGCAAAAGCATTAGACATAAATAGCTtgaggaaataaaaaataaaaaaacatgatCCTCTCTGAATACTAACTGGTGAGACGCACTCTCTGAATATAAAAATGCATGCTCTCTGAACAAAATAGAAAAACCGAAAAACACATGATGTATGCTCTGGAAAAAAAATTAGTTTATCGGGCAAGAACAATGATGTTAGACACAAAAAAGGACTAGGATTTGTTTGACGGGCAGATAACAGTTTGCTGGCTTGATTTACAGAGTCAACTCTGAAAACTTACAAAATCAATTTACAGTGACTTAAATTACAGAGTCAGCTCTGAAAAATTAAATACTCAACAAACTACATATCATCATTGTTCATCAACTAAACACCTCTGCcatccccacccccacccccaccccctagCACAAAAAATGTTTCGGATAAGAAACAACAACCACAAGCTAGGCTGAAGTAATCACTTTAGGAAGCTAGCTTCGAAAACACACTATATGATTTGGTTGTTGCTCACTTCAAACAAAACAACAAACCCAAAAATCAACATATATGCGTACTGCCATTCGTTTGTTAGGTGTTGCAAACAACCCCCTGTTGGCTCAACGGGCTCTTTACTCTGAATAATATTGAATAATACTAATAAGAAGTATACTAAATAATACTAATAAGAAGTATAACAAACTATGTCAGAGGAGGCGTGCCCACTACTTCATGTCTGAAGTCTAAAAAAACAGAACAAATCTGTATTCAGTCAATAAAAATAACATCAAAACCAGCCATCTCTTCCACTCCATGTAAGTAAAACAGTATCCCATTCCGCAAATAACATGCTTACAGCCAAACCCAGGCATGTGATATGCCTCTGTCGACAACTGTTGGGATTTGACATACACAACACAAAAGATCAGTTAAAACAGAAAGGCAAACAGAAAGACACTCTTATATTTTCATGATGTTAGCACTTTACTTGGGCAGGCAAAAAATGGCATTAGACGTACTAGGTTAAGGAAACTGACAAAATACTGAAGATACACGCAATATTGATGTGTAGCGAGCTGAACAATGAAAAAAGACGACCCTCTCTAAAGATTGACTGGTTAG is drawn from Aegilops tauschii subsp. strangulata cultivar AL8/78 chromosome 1, Aet v6.0, whole genome shotgun sequence and contains these coding sequences:
- the LOC109751239 gene encoding uncharacterized protein isoform X4, which produces MATELAADDPPVVHLRATGEALATDMADEHRAGGEGRGMTTVYDLCTTDKRPSRTVPTVDDLCAANKPTPRVVPTVPEFPVAEELPNPELLNKDTIPEPLESNNNSKNDGSGDDSMDEQEEQSIVDMTESDASDGILIDGLRTFLQKRQERKQERSALKEKRKKRTRPEKGKAKGHMNKGRATAYSRFSIGYFAKIVDVVCQSNHRMEVVRNGGFGYLLELEDCYVPRPFAQWVADNISTKEEAIVLGGKSVPLNPEAVSLVLGIPAGRTKIRVLDEESGKAEFLSLFGLTDLPSISFFRNKLMKEELPDDVYLRCFLTVALATFLCPTSNTKPSTKYLGALVDVSKYKDLYWCSFVHTWNISYVKKYQSDKLKEKRITTTLGGCIYQLAVRCLDFNNFGSITIPPALQTIKHFSDMLLGKDGLYGALQIKDEAETCYAQTDGAWASTSKNSNIRKAIHRVLGNSFPEKERVKDQNLSTCLIAKQVLLDTLNIVSSSFDGSQHTEKLESSDHLYMPTNEDNGSGSTIRVDSNGIEINSDGRGRKKRMKTSTQQSETSTTKDNILEVKIKGSRLEAAVEGGEAEMQSVPGNGHTKELQKEVVMEQTMQNSNVATQQPEMNMLDADTNFPKCNASDCSTQKEAPEKSTSLNYMLLSARLARALETTEQDMNSKDEASTHVPPTFSGFQHNAVNSNQSEHCTESKTMYQANKAAAIECVELDTTAFPQDNNNQDDFRFNEVREQGKHAGLDIDINIPLSNSGIDDKHKHVEDFQHTMHPLDIARQKYFFFDDMAPSCRIFVDHDDCGNEITEPELWRDLDMDSNAYEVQIEEAKKKYKSNTSKDIIKGFSSQHEQTAQGDSSIHCAQKEPATTEMCKYRNFLPGFEEIDDIIDLTSPAAHTPKTWDNAKTCYYPMRTRNYENYVSSSQKNKKSYLTTPFIGKRLFTDEVIEEDDQDGTKDQPIPVIDELQLSPDVQILGERVFNGSCSNMVNTADNL
- the LOC109751239 gene encoding uncharacterized protein isoform X2 translates to MATELAADDPPVVHLRATGEALATDMADEHRAGGEGRGMTTVYDLCTTDKRPSRTVPTVDDLCAANKPTPRVVPTVPEFPVAEELPNPELLNKDTIPEPLESNNNSKNDGSGDDSMDEQEEQSIVDMTESDASDGILIDGLRTFLQKRQERKQERSALKEKRKKRTRPEKGKAKGHMNKGRATAYSRFSIGYFAKIVDVVCQSNHRMEVVRNGGFGYLLELEDCYVPRPFAQWVADNISTKEEAIVLGGKSVPLNPEAVSLVLGIPAGRTKIRVLDEESGKAEFLSLFGLTDLPSISFFRNKLMKEELPDDVYLRCFLTVALATFLCPTSNTKPSTKYLGALVDVSKYKDLYWCSFVHTWNISYVKKYQSDKLKEKRITTTLGGCIYQLAVRCLDFNNFGSITIPPALQTIKHFSDMLLGKDGLYGALQIKDEAETCYAQTDGAWASTSKNSNIRKAIHRVLGNSFPEKIKEDIFLNFQERVKDQNLSTCLIAKQVLLDTLNIVSSSFDGSQHTEKLESSDHLYMPTNEDNGSGSTIRVDSNGIEINSDGRGRKKRMKTSTQQSETSTTKDNILEVKIKGSRLEAAVEGGEAEMQSVPGNGHTKELQKEVEQTMQNSNVATQQPEMNMLDADTNFPKCNASDCSTQKEAPEKSTSLNYMLLSARLARALETTEQDMNSKDEASTHVPPTFSGFQHNAVNSNQSEHCTESKTMYQANKAAAIECVELDTTAFPQDNNNQDDFRFNEVREQGKHAGLDIDINIPLSNSGIDDKHKHVEDFQHTMHPLDIARQKYFFFDDMAPSCRIFVDHDDCGNEITEPELWRDLDMDSNAYEVQIEEAKKKYKSNTSKDIIKGFSSQHEQTAQGDSSIHCAQKEPATTEMCKYRNFLPGFEEIDDIIDLTSPAAHTPKTWDNAKTCYYPMRTRNYENYVSSSQKNKKSYLTTPFIGKRLFTDEVIEEDDQDGTKDQPIPVIDELQLSPDVQILGERVFNGSCSNMVNTADNL
- the LOC109751239 gene encoding uncharacterized protein isoform X8; translation: MATELAADDPPVVHLRATGEALATDMADEHRAGGEGRGMTTVYDLCTTDKRPSRTVPTVDDLCAANKPTPRVVPTVPEFPVAEELPNPELLNKDTIPEPLESNNNSKNDGSGDDSMDEQEEQSIVDMTESDASDGILIDGLRTFLQKRQERKQERSALKEKRKKRTRPEKGKAKGHMNKGRATAYSRFSIGYFAKIVDVVCQSNHRMEVVRNGGFGYLLELEDCYVPRPFAQWVADNISTKEEAIVLGGKSVPLNPEAVSLVLGIPAGRTKIRVLDEESGKAEFLSLFGLTDLPSISFFRNKLMKEELPDDVYLRCFLTVALATFLCPTSNTKPSTKYLGALVDVSKYKDLYWCSFVHTWNISYVKKYQSDKLKEKRITTTLGGCIYQLAVRCLDFNNFGSITIPPALQTIKHFSDMLLGKDGLYGALQIKDEAETCYAQTDGAWASTSKNSNIRKAIHRVLGNSFPEKIKEDIFLNFQERVKDQNLSTCLIAKQVLLDTLNIVSSSFDGSQHTEKLESSDHLYMPTNEDNGSGSTIRVDSNGIEINSDGRGRKKRMKTSTQQSETSTTKDNILEVKIKGSRLEAAVEGGEAEMQSVPGNGHTKELQKEVVMEQTMQNSNVATQQPEMNMLDADTNFPKCNASDCSTQKEAPEKSTSLNYMLLSARLARALETTEQDMNSKDEASTHVPPTFSGFQHNAVNSNQSEHCTESKTMYQANKAAAIECVELDTTAFPQDNNNQDDFRFNEVREQGKHAGLDIDINIPLSNSGIDDKHKHVEDFQHTMHPLDIARQKYFFFDDMAPSCRIFVDHDDCGNEITEPELWRDLDMDSNAYEVQIEEAKKKYKSNTT
- the LOC109751239 gene encoding uncharacterized protein isoform X9, producing the protein MATELAADDPPVVHLRATGEALATDMADEHRAGGEGRGMTTVYDLCTTDKRPSRTVPTVDDLCAANKPTPRVVPTVPEFPVAEELPNPELLNKDTIPEPLESNNNSKNDGSGDDSMDEQEEQSIVDMTESDASDGILIDGLRTFLQKRQERKQERSALKEKRKKRTRPEKGKAKGHMNKGRATAYSRFSIGYFAKIVDVVCQSNHRMEVVRNGGFGYLLELEDCYVPRPFAQWVADNISTKEEAIVLGGKSVPLNPEAVSLVLGIPAGRTKIRVLDEESGKAEFLSLFGLTDLPSISFFRNKLMKEELPDDVYLRCFLTVALATFLCPTSNTKPSTKYLGALVDVSKYKDLYWCSFVHTWNISYVKKYQSDKLKEKRITTTLGGCIYQLAVRCLDFNNFGSITIPPALQTIKHFSDMLLGKDGLYGALQIKDEAETCYAQTDGAWASTSKNSNIRKAIHRVLGNSFPEKIKEDIFLNFQERVKDQNLSTCLIAKQVLLDTLNIVSSSFDGSQHTEKLESSDHLYMPTNEDNGSGSTIRVDSNGIEINSDGRGRKKRMKTSTQQSETSTTKDNILEVKIKGSRLEAAVEGGEAEMQSVPGNGHTKELQKEVEQTMQNSNVATQQPEMNMLDADTNFPKCNASDCSTQKEAPEKSTSLNYMLLSARLARALETTEQDMNSKDEASTHVPPTFSGFQHNAVNSNQSEHCTESKTMYQANKAAAIECVELDTTAFPQDNNNQDDFRFNEVREQGKHAGLDIDINIPLSNSGIDDKHKHVEDFQHTMHPLDIARQKYFFFDDMAPSCRIFVDHDDCGNEITEPELWRDLDMDSNAYEVQIEEAKKKYKSNTT
- the LOC109751239 gene encoding uncharacterized protein isoform X6, which codes for MATELAADDPPVVHLRATGEALATDMADEHRAGGEGRGMTTVYDLCTTDKRPSRTVPTVDDLCAANKPTPRVVPTVPEFPVAEELPNPELLNKDTIPEPLESNNNSKNDGSGDDSMDEQEEQSIVDMTESDASDGILIDGLRTFLQKRQERKQERSALKEKRKKRTRPEKGKAKGHMNKGRATAYSRFSIGYFAKIVDVVCQSNHRMEVVRNGGFGYLLELEDCYVPRPFAQWVADNISTKEEAIVLGGKSVPLNPEAVSLVLGIPAGRTKIRVLDEESGKAEFLSLFGLTDLPSISFFRNKLMKEELPDDVYLRCFLTVALATFLCPTSNTKPSTKYLGALVDVSKYKDLYWCSFVHTWNISYVKKYQSDKLKEKRITTTLGGCIYQLAVRCLDFNNFGSITIPPALQTIKHFSDMLLGKDGLYGALQIKDEAETCYAQTDGAWASTSKNSNIRKAIHRVLGNSFPEKIKEDIFLNFQERVKDQNLSTCLIAKQVLLDTLNIVSSSFDGSQHTEKLESSDHLYMPTNEDNGSGSTIRVDSNGIEINSDGRGRKKRMKTSTQQSETSTTKDNILEVKIKGSRLEAAVEGGEAEMQSVPGNGHTKELQKEVVMEQTMQNSNVATQQPEMNMLDADTNFPKCNASDCSTQKEAPEKSTSLNYMLLSARLARALETTEQDMNSKDEASTHVPPTFSGFQHNAVNSNQSEHCTESKTMYQANKAAAIECVELDTTAFPQDNNNQDDFRFNEVREQGKHAGLDIDINIPLSNSGIDDKHKHVEDFQHTMHPLDIARQKYFFFDDMAPSCRIFVDHDDCGNEITEPELWRDLDMDSNAYEVQIEEAKKKYKSNTSKDIIKGFSSQHEQTAQGDSSIHCAQKEPATTEMCKYRNFLPGFEEIDDIIDLTRSSKKMTKMGPKINQSLSSMSCNYLRTFKFWGREYSMVHALTW
- the LOC109751239 gene encoding uncharacterized protein isoform X7 → MATELAADDPPVVHLRATGEALATDMADEHRAGGEGRGMTTVYDLCTTDKRPSRTVPTVDDLCAANKPTPRVVPTVPEFPVAEELPNPELLNKDTIPEPLESNNNSKNDGSGDDSMDEQEEQSIVDMTESDASDGILIDGLRTFLQKRQERKQERSALKEKRKKRTRPEKGKAKGHMNKGRATAYSRFSIGYFAKIVDVVCQSNHRMEVVRNGGFGYLLELEDCYVPRPFAQWVADNISTKEEAIVLGGKSVPLNPEAVSLVLGIPAGRTKIRVLDEESGKAEFLSLFGLTDLPSISFFRNKLMKEELPDDVYLRCFLTVALATFLCPTSNTKPSTKYLGALVDVSKYKDLYWCSFVHTWNISYVKKYQSDKLKEKRITTTLGGCIYQLAVRCLDFNNFGSITIPPALQTIKHFSDMLLGKDGLYGALQIKDEAETCYAQTDGAWASTSKNSNIRKAIHRVLGNSFPEKIKEDIFLNFQERVKDQNLSTCLIAKQVLLDTLNIVSSSFDGSQHTEKLESSDHLYMPTNEDNGSGSTIRVDSNGIEINSDGRGRKKRMKTSTQQSETSTTKDNILEVKIKGSRLEAAVEGGEAEMQSVPGNGHTKELQKEVVMEQTMQNSNVATQQPEMNMLDADTNFPKCNASDCSTQKEAPEKSTSLNYMLLSARLARALETTEQDMNSKDEASTHVPPTFSGFQHNAVNSNQSEHCTESKTMYQANKAAAIECVELDTTAFPQDNNNQDDFRFNEVREQGKHAGLDIDINIPLSNSGIDDKHKHVEDFQHTMHPLDIARQKYFFFDDMAPSCRIFVDHDDCGNEITEPELWRDLDMDSNAYEVQIEEAKKKYKSNTSKDIIKGFSSQHEQTAQGDSSIHCAQKEPATTEMCKYRNFLPGFEEIDDIIDLLLDNTIYWQEAFYRRGHRRR
- the LOC109751239 gene encoding uncharacterized protein isoform X5; this translates as MATELAADDPPVVHLRATGEALATDMADEHRAGGEGRGMTTVYDLCTTDKRPSRTVPTVDDLCAANKPTPRVVPTVPEFPVAEELPNPELLNKDTIPEPLESNNNSKNDGSGDDSMDEQEEQSIVDMTESDASDGILIDGLRTFLQKRQERKQERSALKEKRKKRTRPEKGKAKGHMNKGRATAYSRFSIGYFAKIVDVVCQSNHRMEVVRNGGFGYLLELEDCYVPRPFAQWVADNISTKEEAIVLGGKSVPLNPEAVSLVLGIPAGRTKIRVLDEESGKAEFLSLFGLTDLPSISFFRNKLMKEELPDDVYLRCFLTVALATFLCPTSNTKPSTKYLGALVDVSKYKDLYWCSFVHTWNISYVKKYQSDKLKEKRITTTLGGCIYQLAVRCLDFNNFGSITIPPALQTIKHFSDMLLGKDGLYGALQIKDEAETCYAQTDGAWASTSKNSNIRKAIHRVLGNSFPEKIKEDIFLNFQERVKDQNLSTCLIAKQVLLDTLNIVSSSFDGSQHTEKLESSDHLYMPTNEDNGSGSTIRVDSNGIEINSDGRGRKKRMKTSTQQSETSTTKDNILEVKIKGSRLEAAVEGGEAEMQSVPGNGHTKELQKEVVMEQTMQNSNVATQQPEMNMLDADTNFPKCNASDCSTQKEAPEKSTSLNYMLLSARLARALETTEQDMNSKDEASTHVPPTFSGFQHNAVNSNQSEHCTESKTMYQANKAAAIECVELDTTAFPQDNNNQDDFRFNEVREQGKHAGLDIDINIPLSNSGIDDKHKHVEDFQHTMHPLDIARQKYFFFDDMAPSCRIFVDHDDCGNEITEPELWRDLDMDSNAYEVQIEEAKKKYKSNTSKDIIKGFSSQHEQTAQGDSSIHCAQKEPATTEMCKYRNFLPGFEEIDDIIDLTSPAAHTPKTWDNAKTCYYPMRTRNYENYVSSSQKNKKTRSSKKMTKMGPKINQSLSSMSCNYLRTFKFWGREYSMVHALTW
- the LOC109751239 gene encoding uncharacterized protein isoform X1 — its product is MATELAADDPPVVHLRATGEALATDMADEHRAGGEGRGMTTVYDLCTTDKRPSRTVPTVDDLCAANKPTPRVVPTVPEFPVAEELPNPELLNKDTIPEPLESNNNSKNDGSGDDSMDEQEEQSIVDMTESDASDGILIDGLRTFLQKRQERKQERSALKEKRKKRTRPEKGKAKGHMNKGRATAYSRFSIGYFAKIVDVVCQSNHRMEVVRNGGFGYLLELEDCYVPRPFAQWVADNISTKEEAIVLGGKSVPLNPEAVSLVLGIPAGRTKIRVLDEESGKAEFLSLFGLTDLPSISFFRNKLMKEELPDDVYLRCFLTVALATFLCPTSNTKPSTKYLGALVDVSKYKDLYWCSFVHTWNISYVKKYQSDKLKEKRITTTLGGCIYQLAVRCLDFNNFGSITIPPALQTIKHFSDMLLGKDGLYGALQIKDEAETCYAQTDGAWASTSKNSNIRKAIHRVLGNSFPEKIKEDIFLNFQERVKDQNLSTCLIAKQVLLDTLNIVSSSFDGSQHTEKLESSDHLYMPTNEDNGSGSTIRVDSNGIEINSDGRGRKKRMKTSTQQSETSTTKDNILEVKIKGSRLEAAVEGGEAEMQSVPGNGHTKELQKEVVMEQTMQNSNVATQQPEMNMLDADTNFPKCNASDCSTQKEAPEKSTSLNYMLLSARLARALETTEQDMNSKDEASTHVPPTFSGFQHNAVNSNQSEHCTESKTMYQANKAAAIECVELDTTAFPQDNNNQDDFRFNEVREQGKHAGLDIDINIPLSNSGIDDKHKHVEDFQHTMHPLDIARQKYFFFDDMAPSCRIFVDHDDCGNEITEPELWRDLDMDSNAYEVQIEEAKKKYKSNTSKDIIKGFSSQHEQTAQGDSSIHCAQKEPATTEMCKYRNFLPGFEEIDDIIDLTSPAAHTPKTWDNAKTCYYPMRTRNYENYVSSSQKNKKSYLTTPFIGKRLFTDEVIEEDDQDGTKDQPIPVIDELQLSPDVQILGERVFNGSCSNMVNTADNL
- the LOC109751239 gene encoding uncharacterized protein isoform X3; this encodes MATELAADDPPVVHLRATGEALATDMADEHRAGGEGRGMTTVYDLCTTDKRPSRTVPTVDDLCAANKPTPRVVPTVPEFPVAEELPNPELLNKDTIPEPLESNNNSKNDGSGDDSMDEQEEQSIVDMTESDASDGILIDGLRTFLQKRQERKQERSALKEKRKKRTRPEKGKAKGHMNKGRATAYSRFSIGYFAKIVDVVCQSNHRMEVVRNGGFGYLLELEDCYVPRPFAQWVADNISTKEEAIVLGGKSVPLNPEAVSLVLGIPAGRTKIRVLDEESGKAEFLSLFGLTDLPSISFFRNKLMKEELPDDVYLRCFLTVALATFLCPTSNTKPSTKYLGALVDVSKYKDLYWCSFVHTWNISYVKKYQSDKLKEKRITTTLGGCIYQLAVRCLDFNNFGSITIPPALQTIKHFSDMLLGKDGLYGALQIKDEAETCYAQTDGAWASTSKNSNIRKAIHRVLGNSFPEKIKEDIFLNFQERVKDQNLSTCLIAKQVLLDTLNIVSSSFDGSQHTEKLESSDHLYMPTNEDNGSGSTIRVDSNGIEINSDGRGRKKRMKTSTQQSETSTTKDNILEVKIKGSRLEAAVEGGEAEMQSVPGNGHTKELQKEVVMEQTMQNSNVATQQPEMNMLDADTNFPKCNASDCSTQKEAPEKSTSLNYMLLSARLARALETTEQDMNSKDEASTHVPPTFSGFQHNAVNSNQSEHCTESKTMYQANKAAAIECVELDTTAFPQDNNNQDDFRFNEVREQGKHAGLDIDINIPLSNSGIDDKHKHVEDFQHTMHPLDIARQKYFFFDDMAPSCRIFVDHDDCGNEITEPELWRDLDMDSNAYEVQIEEAKKKYKSNTSKDIIKGFSSQHEQTAQGDSSIHCAQKEPATTEMCKYRNFLPGFEEIDDIIDLTWDNAKTCYYPMRTRNYENYVSSSQKNKKSYLTTPFIGKRLFTDEVIEEDDQDGTKDQPIPVIDELQLSPDVQILGERVFNGSCSNMVNTADNL